DNA from Brassica napus cultivar Da-Ae chromosome C4, Da-Ae, whole genome shotgun sequence:
GGATCATACTTGGGTTTACCGGAAAATATGGGGGGCTCAAAGATTCAAGTTTTTAGTTTCGTCCAAGATCGTTTAAATAATAGAGTCAATGGGTGGACTTTTAGGTTCTTcacaaaaggaggaaaagaaGTGATAATTAAATCAGTGATCACTGCATTACCAAATCATACGATGTCCTGCTATCGTTTGCCGAAAGCAACTGTAAAGAAACTGACGAGTGCGGTctcacaattctggtggagtccagggggaAGCACAAGAggcatgcattggaaatcatgggataaggTGTGTgcagacaaagaagaaggaggtttggggtttaaagaCATCACAGATTTTAATACGGCaatgcttggtaaacagttatggcgCCTGATAGAAAAGCCAAATACTTTATtctctcgagttttcaaaggtcggtattaTAGGAATGCTTCGCCTttggaaccgattcgttcatattctccgtcatatggctggcggagtattgtttctgctagatctctggttagcaaaggactaatcaaaagggtgggatcaggGTCTTCAATATCTGTATGGAACGatccttggctcccaaccactcgcccgagaccagctaataaaaatcaacacaatttataTCCAGAACTTACTGTAGAATCCCTCATTGATTCTACATCGCGTACTTGGAATTTAGAGGTAATTCGTGCGTTGGTGGATCCTCAGGATGCAAAACTTATAGAAAGTATACCACTGGGCAGGACTCAACGGGTAGATAGAGATGGATGGCACTttacaaaaaatggaaaattttcggttaaatcaggatatcaggtagAACGTATCTACCCAGATAGAGATAGACCACCGTTACTGATTGGTCCTACAGTGGATGTTTTAAAGGCTCActgctggaaaatacggtgcccaccgaaattaaaacattttctatggcaattaATGACAGGATGCATTGCAGTGCGGAAGAATTTACAAGCAAGGGGGATTAaaggagatatatgttgtgTAAGATGTGGAGCTGTGGAggaatcatgttttttttgaatgtccgccagctcttcaggtttgggctctttcgaagataccatcaaatccaactATTTTTCCAACAAATTCCCTCTTTACAAACATGgattatctattctggagaaTTCTCCCGTCGatggaagatcatcagtttgcatggatactttggtacatttggaaagctaggaataataaagtttttagtaatttggatatggacCCTATGGATACGCTTAAACTGGCTGAAACAGAATCGATACTGTGGGCGGAAGCACAAATAGCAATCGATCAGAGGATGATAACATCAATAATAGATCCGATATTACCGTCGATACcaggtagatggtgttttacagatggctCATGGAAAGAGGGTGTTAGTTTctcaggacaaggttggcttAGTACTTTGGAAGGGTTTGATGGTTTGTTGGGGGCGAGAAATGTCAGGGCTAGTCTTTCGCCTCTTCATGCGGAAATAGAAGCGTTactctgggcaatggaatgcatgaggaatttacgtcaatttcaggttacgtttgcaacagattgttctcaattggtgaagatggttcggaaccagaagaatggccagcttttgcaaattatttagaAGACATCACGATCCTGAAGGAGAGCTTCATAAGAGCAGACTTTATCTATGTACCACGGACGCAaaattcaaaggcggatagtctggcacgcagtgctaggaagcaatcgtcttttgtcgttcacatggattcGGCTCACCcggtttggttcacagagtcaacatgagtctgtaatgctgatgacaaaaaaaaaaaaaagtgttactGTTTAGGAAAATGCGTGTGTTTTAATTCTTATGCTTTCATCCAAAACATCAATTATTTTGGAACATGAAGTATATTTTGAGGCGAgttttctaattattattttttaaaaataattatgttccAAAAATGTAGTTTTGCAAATATCTTTAAATcccataaaataatttaatgaatATTATTTAGTGAAAATAGATTGGATTACAATTAATAGTTAGGACTAATGTGTAATAACACAAGatttttgaaggaaaaaaattaaaatcaatggGCCAAAACATTAAGGTACAAACTGCAAACCAATAAACAAAAGGAAACATAAAATAACCAAgtcaattaagtttttttttggaaaaaaatattcacCTTCGCCTTTCAGTTTCTAATAGGATTTTGCTGGAGACTTTGAAGGAAGAGACTCCTTCGTTTCTTCGTCGGCTGCTACCAACTCTGAAACGATGCAGGTACGATTTCTGGATCGGAAACCCTAACTTTCACATCACTCTTAAGCCTCTCATCTCCTTATTATTAGCTTCATCTACTGTTACTTTCTTAAACATGGCTTCAAATGAAATCGCGAACAGCTTCCTTTAGCTTAAGGCTTTCGTTATGAGATCTTCTgaatatgtttatgatttgtttaTTCTATGGATATATCATATATCCAGACTTTCTTTGAATTCTAGATCTTGTtaaaagattgtttttttttttgtgcaggcAAGTGATAGATTTAACATCAATTCTCAGCTTGAGCATCTTCAAGCTAAATATGTTGGCACTGGTCATGCTGATTTGAGCAGATTGTGAGTTTCTTCAATCTTCGcttttgttttttaaagattttttttttctgggtgTTCTGTAGaatctaaaatgttttttaaattgtgGGCAGTGAGTGGGCTGTGAACATTCAGCGTGATAGCTATGCTTCATACATTGGCCACTACCCAATGCTTGCTTACTTTGCTATCGCTGAGAACGAGTCCATTGGACGCGAACGCTACAACTTCATGCAGGTTTGCTCCTTGTTGCTAGGAATCATATATCCCTAAaagttttgtgttttattttgctCATTTCCCTGTTTTCATTCTCTTAGTGATTCAATATTTGGATTTATGATTCTGTGGCCATTTTGATTAGGAATGTATCATTTGGTTtatctctttccttttcttttagtTTGAAGACTTATTGATGTCGTACTTGTGTTGTCGTCGTGGTATTTTGATCAGAAATCATTATGTTTTATGGTCTCACTCGAAAATAATGGAAGACGAGATGCCTCGCAAGCATTTGGTTATGTGATAGTGAACtagtatatatttgtatatggtTTTATTTTGGAATAATCATAAAGAGGTTAGCTTAATAACGTAGAAATGAAGAACAAATACTGATATAACAGACTCTTAGCATATGTTTGTTTCTCATAAGAACCATGTTTCCtcttttaaatacataaaataatctTTGGAATAATTCAGGGATCTCTTTTGTGATT
Protein-coding regions in this window:
- the LOC106390762 gene encoding uncharacterized protein At4g14342-like, with amino-acid sequence MQASDRFNINSQLEHLQAKYVGTGHADLSRFEWAVNIQRDSYASYIGHYPMLAYFAIAENESIGRERYNFMQKMLLPCGLPPEKEDD